In a genomic window of Nomascus leucogenys isolate Asia chromosome 4, Asia_NLE_v1, whole genome shotgun sequence:
- the RTP3 gene encoding receptor-transporting protein 3, whose protein sequence is MAGDTEVWKQMFQELMQEVKPWHRWTLRPDKGLLPNVLKPGWMQYQQWTFARFQCSSCSRNWASAQVLVLFHMHWSEEKSRGQVKMRVFTQRCKKCPQPLFEDPEFTQENISRILKNLVFRILKKCYRGRFQLIEEVPMIKDISLEGPHNTDNCEACLQGFCAGPIQVTSLPASQTPRVYSICKVEEGVKPWASGENVYSYTCQNHVCRNLSIFCCFVILIVIVVIVVKTAI, encoded by the exons atggctggggacacagaagtATGGAAGCAAATGTTTCAGGAGTTAATGCAGGAGGTGAAGCCATGGCACAGATGGACCCTGAGACCAGACAAGGGCCTTCTTCCCAATGTCCTGAAGCCAGGCTGGATGCAATACCAGCAGTGGACCTTCGCCAG GTTCCAGTGCTCCTCCTGCTCTCGTAATTGGGCCTCTGCCCAAGTTCTGGTCCTTTTCCACATGCACTGGAGTGAGGAGAAGTCCAGGGGCCAGGTGAAGATGAGGGTGTTTACCCAGAGATGTAAGAAGTGCCCCCAACCTCTGTTTGAGGACCCTGAGTTCACGCAAGAGAACATCTCAAGGATCCTGAAAAACCTGGTGTTCCGAATTCTGAAGAAATGCTATAGAGGAAGATTTCAGTTGATAGAGGAGGTTCCTATGATCAAGGACATCTCTCTTGAAGGGCCACACAATACTGACAACTGTGAGGCATGTCTGCAGGGCTTTTGTGCTGGGCCCATACAGGTTACAAGCCTCCCCGCATCTCAGACCCCAAGAGTATACTCCATTTGCAAGGTGGAGGAGGGAGTTAAGCCCTGGGCCTCAGGAGAGAATGTCTATTCCTACACATGCCAGAACCACGTCTGTAGGAACTTAAGCATTTTCTGCTGTTTTGTCATTCTCATTGTTATCGTGGTGATTGTTGTAAAAACTGCTATATGA